The DNA region TTAAGTGCATTTCaataacttttgttttttatcagtGTGACACATCTATAAGCAAAGAGCTGCGTTTCCTCTGACTCGTTTTTGCTGAGGTGAGTCAGACAGAAATCCAATATCAAATGCTATGTGTTGCACGAAAAAAGGAAGTGGAACAGTTTCGTTTTAACATGTCTTGTTTTACCCGCTGTGAAAAGGACCCGACCCTGAAGACGTGCTGTGATTATTGTGCGGGGTGGGTTTTAAAGGACTCCATCAAACTGCGTGACGCAGCCTGTGAGCGCTGGGCGTCCATCTTGGGGTCGACCTGGCGCTCTCCTCAGGCTCGGCGCGTCTCATGACTCTCTGTGGAGGCGACAGCGGCCTGCAGAGCGGTGCAGGTCTGCTCTAGAGTTTCCTGCCTCTCGTTGTGCCGGTGCAGGTTGGTGCAAGGTTCCTCCAGCACCGCATCCTGCTGAGCCCTGACAACCACCGTTTGCTTGTTTCAGTCGGCTGGATGTTCATTTATTACGTGTAACATTAACAGATTCAAACAATGCTCTGGCGCTGGGCTGGACGTGTGGCTGTTGGTTCTGAGCGTTCTTTGTTTCAGGCTTCGAGGTCATGATGGATCAGATAAACATCACTTAGAACCTCACAAAAGTAGATCACAGTCGCTTGCAGCCACAACAGTTTGCAGGGGCTCAGGTCCGCGAACCAACGGACACAATGACGATTTTCTCAGAATTTACTCAGTCCAGATCTGATCTTTTCACGTCGACGGCTCGTATTCATGTTTGCAACCAACGTGTACAATGGCAACAGAAcagaatcattattattatcaacaaGCAACATTTCAGGCCCTGGAACAGGTCGAGGAGTCAAACAGTTTGAAATGTATTCAAACCGTCGTTCAAACAGCTAATCTGGCTACGTGTTCCTCACACGGAGTGAAAAATACAGCCGTTTCAGAACATTATAAAAATAAGAACAAGAAGTTGTGTGACCGTCATTACTCCTGAGAATAGTTCTCTCTCTGGCCGGTCCACAGTTGACACTAGTGGACACGGACGCGTCTGACTTTGTAATGATGCCTCGACGCTCGAAGCGCCACATGGGTCTCATTAGGGAGGCAGCGAAAGACGCGGCTCGGAGGGAGCAGAAGCCGGCGGGGGAGGCGGGCTGGAACGCGTCGGGCCGACGGAACAGAGCGGCGTGTGTGCTGGGCACAGACCGGGCCCTGTGCATCACAACGCATACGTGTGTGCTTTCCTGTGGAAGAGCCACCGCGGTTCCACAAACACTGTGGAGGGATCCACTCCAGCCGGGAAACAACGGCGCCTTTAACACCCGGCCCGTTGGGTCCACGTCAGCCAGGCGGCTTCCAGTTAAAATCTGTGCGAACAGGACACATTCTGCTTCATTGCTTTGTAATTTAGGTCAACTATAGTAACATAGAATTCTATTTATTTACTATTCTAAATGTGTAAACTGGTGTGAAGCAGTGCACTGGGTGAAGTCCACAGCGTCTGCACATATACTGGTGTCTGTCTTCACACCAACCACAGCTAAAACAAACCAGGTCACAACGCGCTGTCGGTTTTGTTGTAAACTCCGGAAGCCTCAAACCAAATCATAATCGTTACATCAGACGAACGCCACCAATGATCTCAAAGGTTCTGTAGCAGCCGAGACTAAAggtttccttctgtctgttCACCGCGCAGATCAGCGAGGGGAAGGCAGCGAGTGCAGAAACCATGAGGGCCGAGCCTGACAGCAAATCTAAAGGTAACGACGGCCCCGGCGGCGAAAAGCTCCAATGCGTgtggtagaaaaacaaaagcagatgtaCGCGTGTTTTCACTCAGGGCGTGAGCAGTGCAAGGTCCTGTTCCCGTATGAGGCCCAGAACCAAGACGAGCTGAGCATCAAGGAGGGCGATATCATCAACATCGTCACCAAGGTGGGTCAGATGTGGAACAGGTGTGGATGCTGGCAGTGACTGGGTGAGTGTGGACTAAATGCAGAACGAGCGCGTCCTCTTGTGCAGGACTGCGCCGATGCCGGCTGGTGGATGGGGGAgatcggaggaagacaaggcgTGTTTCCAGACAACTTTGTCAAGCTGCTAGAAGTTGAGAAGGAGGTTAGACAGGAAACCTTGACTTTTACAGCTCAAAGTGTCTTAAAGACGCGGCAGACCGTTCATGTGTTCGTGTCTGTGTTTCCAGAGACCGAAGAAGCCGCCTCCTCCCAGCGCCCCGGCTGCTAAAGTCGCCACAGGTAGAACCACGCTTTATCTTTGCCTCATATTCATGTTCTGAGCACAAACCAATGCTGACGAGTCCAAAACCTATGCATTTGAACCTGTAGAGAAAAAGTCAGACGTCAAGAAGGTTCCTCCTGAAAGACCTGAGCACCTGCCACACAGAGACCAGGACAGAGGtagcctgagctgcagctccttaCTGATCCTTCACTAACCTCTTTAACACTAGGGTTTTTGCTCTTTGCACTGGTGTCGGAGACAAAGTCACCAGCACTAGCAAAAGAAAAATCCCTTGCAGAGCTTTGATTAAAAGAGCGTGTCAACacgagtctgtgtctgtgcaacaGGAAGCGCTGGGTGCTGTGGTTTGACTCTTGAAGCTTAAGATGCCATGTTAACTGCTGGTGTCAGACAGACGCTTCCAGTTGCACTGTAACCTACTATAACTCTACAGAGGAGCCGCCTCAGCGACTGCATGTGACGCTTTCATTTAAttccttctttctcctcttgtttcctccttcctgttctTGCAGCTTTGGGCGGATTCAGACTttcctacttcctgttttgacCTCGAATTTAGCTCAGATGCTGCAGCTACCGCCTCCATGGccgcgcgtctgtgtgtgaatgcttgTTCACGGTTGTTATCCCCCGTGTAAACCCGTGTGTTTGTtcgttttgtgtgcgtgtgcaggtgAAGAGGTGAAGGCTGGCGACATCCCTAAGCCCTCCCTCCCGTCCATCCTCCCCAAGAAACCCCTCCCCCCAAAGTCaagctcctccctctctcaaCCCCCGCGGCGTCCCGAGAGACCGCCCGCTCGAGAGACTCCTGcgtcagtacacacacacacacacacacgcacgcacgcgcacgcacgcacacacacacacacacacacacacacacacacacacacacacacacacgcacacacgcgcacacacacgcacgcacacacacgcacactcagcAAGCGTTCAAGAATCCAAAGCGTGAACAGCCTAACGTTGTTGTATGGTTTACCTGCTCAGGTCTGAAAGCCCCAAGTCTGAGGGCGGGGCTTCGACCCCAGATTCTGCCCCTGACAGGTCACATGACGTGGGTGAGTTTGAGTGCGGGGAGCGCTGAGCCGTCGGTTCGGGGCTCGGTGCATCAGTGCCTGTCGGAGTGCTCTCCATCCTGTGCTGCCTGCACAGGCTGAAGTGTCCCGTTTCCCTGTGTGTTTGCGCAGAGATCGATCTGGACGCCGTGGTTACGTCAACGGAGAAGCTGAGTCATCCCACGGCGTCGCGGCCCAGAGTCACCGACCGCCGGCCTCGCTCGCAGATCATCACACCTGTAAGTGTTTGCAGCCGCCGCGGTGGGTTCTAAATGAAGGGTGTCTTCACCGCCGTTGCTTGTCTCTCAGTCATCCACTGACCTGGACGCTCCCGCGGTGGAAGTGAGGAAAGACAGAGCAAAGGAGGATCATGACGCGGTCCCGTCAAGACCCGTGGACATCACCCTGAGGAAAGGCATCCCCATCGTCCCCGTAAGAGCACCGCTCAGCgcgtccagcagggggcgccacaGCTCATCTTACTGTCACCGCCatcctactgtacctccagACCGGTGGCTCtgatgcttcctgtgtttgtgtcaggtcCCCGACGGTAAAGCGCCCCTGCCCACCAAGCCGTGTGCTCTGGCCCTGCCGAACTCCAGCCACCGCACCTTCTCCGCGTCTTCCTCGGGCCTGAGCCCCTCCCCGGAGCTGCGGCACTCGCCCCTGACCCCCCCGACGCTGGAGGAGCTCAGAAGCCAGCTGAGGGACCTGAGGACCTCTGTGGAGATGCTGAAGAGCCAGCACAGGTGAGGTCTCACGCGGACACGGTGGGTGCATGTGATCCGCTTTCAcgctgacgctgacgctgacgctgacGGTTCAGGCAGGAGATGAAGCAGCTGGGCAacgcgctggaggaggagaagaggattCGTCTTAGTTTACAGGTGAGACTCCTGAAGGACAGAATGCGGTTGTAATGTATTGGCTGTCGTCACATGCGCGTCTGGCTTCACAGATGGAAGTAGAGCACATAAAGAAGAACCTGCCCAAATGAAGACTGAGGCGTCATCACCTGCTCTGGCACTCTGATCACCACATAGGAGGCCGTCATTGGAAAACATTTCACCGCCGGCTGAGCCTCCAGCCAAAACGAAGTTTGTGCCAAATGATCGTGACGATCAGCATCAGCGAACGTGAAGCACCGTGGACTCGGCCACAACGTACCCcaccacccaccccccaccccccgacgCCGCCTtgtcctgagctcacttctttctctctgttcaGTTTACTGCTATTTTGTCGGAGCTTGCTGTGCCACAGGTACTGACCGGCCTCGGTGCATCGCCGTGGTTACGGAGCGATGACGCGACCCGCCGTTGCCGTGGCGATGTCACCGGTACGCTCTATTATTGCCAAGCGTGAAGGGAACGTGGGACTGGACTCGCGTGGCCTCAGACGACCTCTGTGCTCTTTGTGTGTCCACTCTGTGGCCTTTGACtcttctgcgtgtgtgtctccttTTTTCGCTCCGTGTGGGGATTCCAGTTTTGGACCTGCAAAGTGACCCTGAAGCACCAGCTCTACTCTCCAAACTCTTTTCTTCTGACCGTCACACCTTTTTAACTTGCAGTCAGGTCTTCCATCCGCTAAATGAAGCAGGCTAAAATCACAAGCACATCTGGATTGTCCCTTAAAAGCTCAGATGACACATACTGATGCTGTAGGTGCTATTTCAAGTACTTTGGCTTTTTGAGAAATCTGCTGTTTACTTTGATGTGAACTCGTGTGTCTGTTACTTATTAAGATGCAGTAAAGCTTGAAGCAGAGCTAAACAGCTCCTGGATGTAGTTTCATGATGTACCTGTATTTAGCTTTAGCCTCTGAAACAAATGCAATTTCTCCACAA from Betta splendens chromosome 4, fBetSpl5.4, whole genome shotgun sequence includes:
- the sh3kbp1 gene encoding SH3 domain-containing kinase-binding protein 1 isoform X2, translated to MVEAVVEFDYEAQQDDELSLTVGDIIVNIRRDDGGWWEGELGGRRGLFPDNFVREIKKDGKRDGGQASVVKAELSNGRASPVANPGVRPGRKGEQIRKRRCKAAFSYVPQHEDELELKIGDVIEIIAEVEEGWWEGVLNGKTGMFPSNFTKEVASESEAPSADTPTSQDDLRRSKDSPGSESDGGDSRSETGSAEIQPKKIRGFGFGDIFKDQPIKLRPRSMDLDSEGDKISEGKAASAETMRAEPDSKSKGREQCKVLFPYEAQNQDELSIKEGDIINIVTKDCADAGWWMGEIGGRQGVFPDNFVKLLEVEKERPKKPPPPSAPAAKVATEKKSDVKKVPPERPEHLPHRDQDRGEEVKAGDIPKPSLPSILPKKPLPPKSSSSLSQPPRRPERPPARETPASESPKSEGGASTPDSAPDRSHDVEIDLDAVVTSTEKLSHPTASRPRVTDRRPRSQIITPSSTDLDAPAVEVRKDRAKEDHDAVPSRPVDITLRKGIPIVPVPDGKAPLPTKPCALALPNSSHRTFSASSSGLSPSPELRHSPLTPPTLEELRSQLRDLRTSVEMLKSQHRQEMKQLGNALEEEKRIRLSLQMEVEHIKKNLPK
- the sh3kbp1 gene encoding SH3 domain-containing kinase-binding protein 1 isoform X1, whose protein sequence is MVEAVVEFDYEAQQDDELSLTVGDIIVNIRRDDGGWWEGELGGRRGLFPDNFVREIKKDGKRDGGQASVVKAELSNGRASPVANPGVRPGRKGEQIRKRRCKAAFSYVPQHEDELELKIGDVIEIIAEVEEGWWEGVLNGKTGMFPSNFTKEVASESEAPSADTPTSQDDLRRSKDSPGSESDGGDSRSETGSAEIQPKKVNSEKIRGFGFGDIFKDQPIKLRPRSMDLDSEGDKISEGKAASAETMRAEPDSKSKGREQCKVLFPYEAQNQDELSIKEGDIINIVTKDCADAGWWMGEIGGRQGVFPDNFVKLLEVEKERPKKPPPPSAPAAKVATEKKSDVKKVPPERPEHLPHRDQDRGEEVKAGDIPKPSLPSILPKKPLPPKSSSSLSQPPRRPERPPARETPASESPKSEGGASTPDSAPDRSHDVEIDLDAVVTSTEKLSHPTASRPRVTDRRPRSQIITPSSTDLDAPAVEVRKDRAKEDHDAVPSRPVDITLRKGIPIVPVPDGKAPLPTKPCALALPNSSHRTFSASSSGLSPSPELRHSPLTPPTLEELRSQLRDLRTSVEMLKSQHRQEMKQLGNALEEEKRIRLSLQMEVEHIKKNLPK